One part of the Mycolicibacterium aromaticivorans JS19b1 = JCM 16368 genome encodes these proteins:
- the rsmD gene encoding 16S rRNA (guanine(966)-N(2))-methyltransferase RsmD gives MTRIVGGSAGGRRLDVPPRGTRPTTDRVREALFNVLAARRDFDGLRVLDLYAGSGALGLEALSRGAASALFVESDSRAAAVIKRNVSTLGLPGATVRRGAVAAVLAAGTDVPVDLVLADPPYEVSSADIEAVLASLERNGWVAPGTVVVVERATSSAELSWPPGWTAWDNRRYGDTRIEIAAC, from the coding sequence CTGACCCGCATCGTCGGCGGCAGCGCCGGCGGACGGCGCCTCGATGTGCCGCCCCGGGGCACCCGGCCTACCACGGACCGGGTCCGCGAGGCGCTGTTCAATGTCCTTGCCGCGCGCCGGGATTTCGACGGTCTGCGGGTGCTGGACCTCTACGCCGGTTCGGGGGCGCTCGGCCTGGAAGCGCTGTCCCGCGGCGCGGCCTCGGCGCTATTCGTCGAAAGTGATTCGCGCGCCGCGGCTGTCATCAAACGAAACGTCTCGACGTTGGGTCTGCCCGGGGCGACGGTACGGCGCGGGGCGGTCGCCGCGGTGCTCGCCGCGGGCACCGACGTACCGGTGGACCTGGTGCTGGCGGATCCGCCGTACGAGGTGTCCAGCGCCGACATCGAGGCCGTGCTCGCAAGTTTGGAGCGCAACGGCTGGGTCGCGCCGGGCACCGTCGTGGTGGTCGAACGCGCCACGTCGTCGGCGGAACTGTCCTGGCCGCCGGGCTGGACGGCCTGGGACAACCGGCGATACGGAGATACCCGCATCGAGATCGCGGCCTGCTAG